The proteins below come from a single Archangium lipolyticum genomic window:
- a CDS encoding NfeD family protein, with protein MDFIPSAWQLWLLAAVLAGALEIALPGFVMLWFSVGALAASLSAALGLGIDFQLTSFTLVSLGLFGASRTLFKKAFMRTATQMKTGVEAMLGQEAVVTESLVEGHGGTVRINGELWTARSLAGPVAEGERVIVEQVEGLKLWVRRPSAALEVPLKKKEGR; from the coding sequence ATGGATTTCATCCCCAGCGCCTGGCAGTTGTGGCTCCTCGCCGCGGTCCTCGCGGGAGCACTGGAGATCGCCCTCCCGGGCTTCGTGATGCTCTGGTTCTCCGTGGGAGCGCTGGCCGCCAGCCTCTCGGCGGCCCTGGGGCTGGGCATCGACTTCCAGCTCACCAGCTTCACCCTGGTGTCATTGGGCCTCTTCGGTGCCTCGCGCACCCTCTTCAAGAAGGCCTTCATGCGCACCGCCACGCAGATGAAGACGGGCGTGGAGGCCATGCTGGGCCAGGAGGCCGTGGTGACCGAGTCCCTCGTCGAGGGGCACGGGGGCACGGTGCGCATCAACGGGGAGCTCTGGACGGCGCGCTCGCTCGCGGGTCCCGTGGCGGAGGGGGAGCGCGTCATCGTCGAGCAGGTGGAAGGTCTGAAGCTATGGGTGCGGCGCCCCTCCGCCGCCCTCGAGGTTCCCTTGAAAAAGAAGGAAGGTCGCTAG
- a CDS encoding DUF3142 domain-containing protein — protein sequence MGVLLFVLGLACSRGGELPPRALVHEAYVWQRAWSPELVQAVTQAPSEMGALRVLARERSGSARTPVDVAVDVDSLARSGREVVAVMRVDGTAPLEGISLQEVATHARAWRARGVRVRGVEIDHDCATMALAGYADWLARERTALGDLALSITALPTWVSSPALPRLASIPDDVVLQVHAVRAPTLFTPEEARGFVEAWSKATSRSFHVALPTYRVRLRDGTRLSAEPRDVARFLSGLREHPVAGVTGVIWFRLGHRGDPEAWSLPTLAAVVRGEALDTRFFPHLVDAGGGTLDIVLENTGRVDAEAPARLTLSGNLEVLDGVSGYTARGTSLVARTPPRLRVGERRVIGFVRGSEVAIASP from the coding sequence ATGGGCGTGCTTCTCTTCGTGCTCGGCCTCGCCTGCTCTCGCGGCGGTGAGCTGCCGCCTCGGGCTCTCGTCCACGAGGCCTATGTCTGGCAACGCGCCTGGAGCCCGGAGCTGGTCCAGGCCGTCACCCAGGCCCCCTCGGAAATGGGGGCGCTCCGGGTGTTGGCCCGGGAACGCTCGGGGTCCGCTCGCACACCGGTGGACGTGGCGGTGGATGTGGACTCCCTGGCCCGGAGTGGCCGCGAGGTGGTCGCCGTGATGCGGGTGGACGGCACCGCGCCGCTCGAGGGCATCTCCCTCCAGGAGGTCGCCACGCATGCCCGTGCCTGGCGGGCCAGGGGCGTCCGCGTGCGCGGCGTCGAGATCGATCATGACTGTGCCACCATGGCACTGGCTGGCTACGCGGACTGGCTGGCTCGCGAACGAACGGCGCTCGGAGACCTGGCACTCTCCATCACGGCGCTCCCCACCTGGGTTTCTTCTCCCGCGCTCCCCCGCCTGGCATCCATCCCCGATGATGTCGTCCTCCAGGTGCACGCGGTGCGCGCACCAACGCTCTTCACTCCCGAGGAAGCCCGAGGCTTCGTCGAGGCCTGGTCGAAGGCCACCAGCCGCTCCTTCCACGTGGCACTCCCCACCTACCGCGTGCGTCTGCGCGATGGGACACGCCTGTCCGCGGAGCCTCGGGACGTGGCCCGGTTCCTCTCTGGGCTCCGCGAGCACCCCGTGGCGGGCGTGACGGGCGTCATCTGGTTCCGGCTCGGCCATCGCGGCGACCCCGAGGCCTGGAGCCTCCCCACGCTCGCGGCGGTGGTGCGGGGCGAAGCGCTCGACACACGTTTCTTCCCGCATCTGGTGGACGCGGGCGGGGGCACGCTGGACATCGTCCTCGAGAACACCGGCCGCGTGGATGCGGAAGCTCCCGCGCGCCTCACCCTTTCTGGAAATCTCGAGGTCCTCGACGGCGTGAGTGGCTACACCGCGCGAGGGACCTCACTCGTGGCGCGCACGCCTCCCCGCCTGCGCGTCGGCGAACGCCGGGTCATCGGCTTCGTGCGGGGATCCGAGGTGGCCATTGCCTCTCCGTAA
- a CDS encoding phage tail protein: protein MPRKTPYGAFNFVISFAGEDTAFGGFSDVSGLSTEFTMAEYREGSDQVNHVRKVPGIFKTGDVTLKRGVVASAVIWEWIRDVRARGVEGRKEFVLITLQDETHTAVQSWKLLNVTPMKYTGPTLAAKGGGDVAMEELVLSAEDIQMGFPNVA, encoded by the coding sequence ATGCCGCGCAAGACTCCCTACGGTGCATTCAATTTCGTCATCAGCTTCGCCGGCGAGGACACGGCCTTCGGCGGCTTCTCGGATGTGTCGGGACTGTCCACCGAGTTCACCATGGCCGAGTACCGTGAAGGCAGCGACCAGGTGAACCACGTCCGCAAGGTGCCCGGCATCTTCAAGACGGGCGACGTCACGCTCAAGCGGGGCGTCGTCGCCTCCGCCGTCATCTGGGAGTGGATCCGCGACGTCCGGGCCCGGGGCGTGGAGGGCCGCAAGGAGTTCGTGCTCATCACGCTCCAGGACGAGACCCATACCGCGGTGCAGTCCTGGAAGCTCCTCAACGTGACACCCATGAAGTACACGGGACCGACGCTCGCGGCCAAGGGCGGGGGTGATGTCGCGATGGAGGAGCTGGTGCTCTCCGCCGAGGACATCCAGATGGGCTTCCCGAACGTGGCGTAG
- a CDS encoding DUF4255 domain-containing protein — protein MANLLAIHSIGESLVSYFTTAYQAYQALPPAQRVDLDLSANPQFTLVSSKELGGGAESPDPVQSRPALTLYLYRVTMNEHLRNQAYTGLVSNAPPPLSLDLHYLLTVWADNAKDEHRLFTWAMHVLHNHQTLSASDLNDDGGWQPEELIQLIPAELSNEDLMRIWDTFQRPYALSASYIARVVQIEPELGPTGKPVVARRFSITHKGNGA, from the coding sequence ATGGCGAATCTCCTTGCAATTCATTCCATCGGCGAATCGCTGGTCTCCTACTTCACCACGGCCTACCAGGCCTATCAGGCGTTGCCTCCGGCTCAGAGAGTCGATCTGGATCTGAGCGCGAATCCTCAATTCACGCTGGTGTCGAGCAAGGAATTGGGAGGCGGAGCGGAATCACCGGATCCCGTCCAGAGCCGGCCGGCGCTGACACTCTATCTCTATCGTGTGACGATGAACGAGCACCTGCGCAACCAGGCCTATACGGGTCTCGTCTCGAATGCGCCTCCGCCGCTCTCGCTCGATCTGCATTACCTGTTGACCGTCTGGGCAGACAACGCCAAGGACGAGCACCGCCTGTTCACCTGGGCGATGCACGTGCTCCACAATCACCAGACGCTCAGCGCGTCGGACCTCAACGATGATGGTGGCTGGCAGCCGGAGGAGCTGATCCAACTCATTCCCGCGGAACTGAGCAACGAGGATCTCATGCGCATCTGGGATACGTTCCAGCGTCCCTACGCCCTGAGCGCCTCGTACATCGCGCGGGTCGTCCAGATCGAACCGGAGCTCGGTCCGACAGGAAAACCCGTGGTGGCCAGGCGGTTCTCCATCACCCACAAGGGAAATGGCGCGTGA
- a CDS encoding ATP-binding cassette domain-containing protein produces the protein MSLVRAHGVSFAFSDAIPLFSEADFHLPTGWTGLVGSNGAGKSTLLRLISGELQPSEGHLRFEPPSALVHLCPQRVEEITPDITALAEAFDSRSRRMLGQLGLDPTALERWPTLSPGERKRWQIGAALAREPDVLLLDEPTNHLDAEAREWLISALRRFRGVGVLVSHDRELLESLTTATLRVHAGSVQLWPGSYSAAREAWESELDARRTARQQAQDEQRRLQQRLVQTRRDQEAASAARNTGVRMRNKYDSDARGMGATTLASWADAQHGRRVANTRREVERAAAAVESIEVEKTLGRSVFVDYVRPPHALLFSLDLPGLRAGEVELFGPLRIDVPRDARIRIEGPNGAGKSTLLRALLDQARIPLERVLYLPQDLSAEESEEALDSVRELPPEEKGRVLSLVAALGVDPDRLLATEQPSPGEARKLLIARGLGQHAWALVLDEPTNHLDLPSIERLEAALREYPGALLLVTHDTHFARRCTSSRWQVREGRVDVVSD, from the coding sequence GTGTCACTCGTTCGCGCCCACGGCGTTTCCTTCGCGTTCTCCGACGCCATTCCCCTCTTCTCCGAGGCGGACTTCCACCTGCCCACGGGCTGGACCGGCCTCGTCGGCTCCAACGGGGCCGGCAAGTCCACCCTGCTGCGCCTGATCTCCGGCGAGCTCCAGCCCTCGGAGGGGCACCTCCGCTTCGAGCCGCCCTCGGCCCTCGTCCACCTCTGCCCGCAGCGTGTCGAGGAGATCACCCCCGACATCACCGCGCTCGCGGAGGCGTTCGACTCACGCTCTCGGCGGATGCTGGGACAGCTCGGGTTGGATCCCACCGCGCTCGAGCGGTGGCCCACGCTCTCCCCGGGTGAACGCAAGCGCTGGCAGATTGGCGCCGCGCTCGCGCGGGAGCCGGACGTGCTGCTGCTCGACGAGCCCACCAACCACCTGGACGCCGAGGCCCGGGAGTGGCTCATCTCCGCCCTGCGCCGGTTCCGGGGAGTCGGGGTGCTCGTCTCGCACGACCGCGAGCTGCTCGAGTCCCTCACCACCGCCACGCTGCGCGTGCACGCGGGCTCGGTGCAGCTCTGGCCGGGGAGCTATTCCGCGGCCCGCGAGGCCTGGGAGTCCGAGCTGGATGCCCGGCGCACCGCGAGGCAACAGGCGCAGGACGAGCAGCGGCGCCTCCAGCAACGGCTCGTGCAGACGCGCCGTGACCAGGAGGCAGCATCCGCCGCTCGCAACACCGGCGTCCGGATGAGGAACAAGTACGACAGCGACGCGCGCGGCATGGGGGCCACGACGCTCGCGAGCTGGGCGGACGCACAGCACGGCCGCCGCGTGGCCAATACCCGCCGCGAAGTGGAGCGCGCCGCCGCCGCCGTCGAGTCCATCGAGGTGGAGAAGACGCTCGGCCGCTCCGTGTTCGTCGACTACGTCCGGCCGCCGCACGCGCTGCTGTTCAGCCTCGATCTACCCGGGCTGCGCGCGGGCGAGGTGGAGCTGTTCGGCCCGCTGCGGATCGACGTGCCACGGGACGCCCGCATCCGCATCGAGGGCCCCAATGGCGCCGGCAAGAGCACCCTGCTGCGGGCACTGCTCGACCAGGCACGGATTCCCCTGGAGCGTGTGCTGTACCTGCCACAGGACCTGAGCGCGGAAGAGTCCGAGGAAGCACTCGACTCGGTGCGCGAGCTGCCTCCCGAGGAGAAGGGCCGCGTGCTGTCGCTGGTGGCGGCGCTCGGGGTGGATCCGGATCGCCTGCTCGCCACGGAGCAACCTTCGCCCGGCGAGGCGCGCAAGCTGCTCATCGCGCGGGGGCTCGGGCAGCACGCCTGGGCGCTCGTGCTCGACGAGCCCACCAACCACCTGGATCTGCCCTCCATCGAGCGCCTGGAGGCGGCCCTGCGCGAGTACCCGGGAGCCCTGCTGCTGGTGACACACGACACGCACTTCGCGCGGCGGTGCACCTCCTCACGCTGGCAGGTGCGGGAAGGGCGCGTGGACGTCGTCTCGGATTGA
- a CDS encoding alpha/beta fold hydrolase has translation MPFLDVNGTRLYYEDTGGSGEPIVFSHGLLWSGRMFDKQVAALKDRYRCITYDHRGQGRSDVWKVDTVDMETVYADAVGLIEKLGVGPCHFAGLSMGGFVGMRLAARRPDLLRSLMLLETSADPEPAENVPRYKLLNFIARWLGLGLVTKRVMPIMFGRTFLEDPARAAERAEWERRLKENRRDIWRAVNGVIRRRGVYEELTRVKTPTLVLVGGEDTATVPAKAERIHGAIQGSRLVKLPRGGHTSTVEEPELLNAALVEFLDEVSSGQSRVG, from the coding sequence ATGCCCTTCCTGGACGTCAATGGTACCCGTCTGTATTACGAGGACACGGGAGGCTCGGGAGAGCCCATCGTGTTCAGCCATGGCCTGCTGTGGAGCGGCCGGATGTTCGACAAGCAGGTGGCGGCGCTGAAGGACCGCTACCGCTGCATCACCTACGACCACCGTGGCCAGGGCCGGAGCGACGTGTGGAAGGTGGACACCGTGGACATGGAGACGGTGTACGCGGACGCGGTGGGACTCATCGAGAAGCTGGGCGTGGGGCCATGCCACTTCGCGGGGCTGTCCATGGGTGGCTTCGTGGGGATGCGGCTGGCGGCGCGGCGGCCGGACCTGCTGCGCTCGCTGATGTTGCTGGAGACCTCGGCGGACCCGGAGCCGGCGGAGAACGTGCCGCGCTACAAGCTGCTCAACTTCATCGCGCGCTGGCTGGGGCTCGGGTTGGTGACGAAACGGGTGATGCCGATCATGTTCGGCCGCACGTTCCTCGAGGATCCGGCGCGGGCGGCCGAGCGGGCCGAGTGGGAGCGCCGGTTGAAGGAGAACCGGCGCGACATCTGGCGAGCGGTGAACGGGGTCATCCGGCGGCGCGGCGTGTACGAGGAGCTGACGCGAGTGAAGACCCCCACGCTGGTGTTGGTGGGCGGTGAGGACACGGCCACGGTGCCAGCCAAGGCCGAGCGCATCCATGGAGCGATCCAGGGCTCGCGGCTGGTGAAGCTGCCGCGAGGTGGGCACACCTCGACGGTGGAGGAGCCGGAACTGTTGAACGCCGCGCTGGTGGAGTTCCTGGACGAGGTGTCATCGGGGCAGAGCAGGGTAGGCTGA
- a CDS encoding glucose 1-dehydrogenase: MAGRVEGKVALVTGAASGLGKAAAAMLAREGARVAITDRNEAGAKEVAGALGEAARAWKLDVTQEADWVRVVDEVVATFGRLDVVVNNAGIGVAKDVESLSLEEWRLVHAVNLDGVFLGCKHGIRGMRKCGAKGSIINVSSVAGLIGSENLAAYCSSKGGVRLLTKSVALHCARKGYGIRCNSLHPTFIDTPMVEGFASQGGDVAAGKARLARMIPLGHIGEPDDIAYAVVYLASDESKLMTGSELVVDGGTTAM; the protein is encoded by the coding sequence ATGGCTGGACGAGTCGAAGGCAAGGTGGCGCTGGTGACGGGAGCGGCGTCGGGGCTGGGCAAGGCGGCGGCGGCGATGCTGGCCCGCGAGGGCGCGCGCGTGGCGATCACGGATCGCAACGAGGCTGGGGCGAAGGAGGTGGCCGGCGCGTTGGGTGAGGCTGCCCGGGCCTGGAAGCTGGACGTGACGCAGGAGGCGGACTGGGTACGGGTGGTGGACGAGGTGGTGGCGACGTTCGGCCGCCTGGACGTGGTGGTGAACAACGCGGGCATTGGCGTGGCCAAGGACGTCGAGTCCCTATCGCTGGAGGAGTGGCGGCTCGTCCACGCGGTGAACCTGGACGGGGTGTTCCTGGGCTGCAAGCACGGCATCCGAGGCATGCGCAAGTGCGGCGCGAAGGGCTCCATCATCAACGTCAGCTCGGTGGCGGGTCTGATCGGCTCGGAGAACCTCGCGGCGTACTGCTCGAGCAAGGGCGGGGTGCGCCTGCTGACGAAGTCCGTGGCGTTGCACTGCGCGCGCAAGGGTTACGGCATCCGGTGCAACTCGCTGCACCCCACCTTCATCGACACGCCCATGGTGGAAGGCTTCGCGAGCCAGGGAGGCGACGTGGCGGCGGGGAAGGCGCGGCTCGCGAGAATGATTCCGCTCGGCCATATCGGTGAGCCTGACGATATCGCCTACGCGGTGGTGTACCTGGCCTCGGACGAGTCCAAGCTGATGACGGGCTCGGAGCTCGTCGTGGACGGTGGCACCACGGCGATGTGA
- a CDS encoding SPFH domain-containing protein — translation MGTAVLFIIALAVGFGLIKGLRIVPQAKVMVVERLGKFHHVAHSGLNVLIPFLDSPRAMEMRVGNRYTRTNLVDMREQVMGFETVQVITHDNVTMEVGSVIYYQVVDPAKALYEVENLALAIEQLTMTNLRNIMGGLTLDQTLTSRETVNTKLRTVLDEATEKWGVKVTRVELREIEPPAAIKDAMAKQMTAERERRAEVTKAEGDKAAAILSAEGEKISRILRAEAERDAEVARAEGRKRATLLDAEAKAEATRLVFDAINSGGGATPEVLALRYMETLQELGKGDNKMFVPYEATAALGSIATLKEVFAREGGADKTRPTPSAAALSAQALTRTVTAAPPAVPVRNRSPLPSEE, via the coding sequence ATGGGTACCGCAGTCCTCTTCATCATCGCGCTGGCCGTGGGCTTCGGCCTCATCAAGGGCCTGCGCATCGTTCCGCAAGCCAAGGTAATGGTCGTGGAGCGTCTGGGGAAGTTCCACCACGTGGCGCACAGCGGCCTGAACGTCCTCATCCCGTTCCTCGACTCGCCGCGCGCCATGGAGATGCGCGTGGGCAACCGCTACACCCGCACCAACCTGGTGGACATGCGCGAGCAGGTCATGGGCTTCGAGACCGTGCAGGTCATCACCCATGACAACGTCACCATGGAGGTCGGCTCGGTCATCTACTACCAGGTCGTCGATCCGGCGAAGGCACTCTACGAGGTGGAGAACCTGGCGCTGGCGATCGAACAGCTCACCATGACGAACCTGCGCAACATCATGGGCGGGCTGACGCTGGACCAGACACTGACCAGCCGCGAGACGGTCAACACCAAGCTGCGCACGGTGCTGGACGAGGCCACCGAGAAGTGGGGCGTGAAGGTGACGCGGGTGGAGCTGCGGGAGATCGAGCCGCCCGCCGCCATCAAGGACGCGATGGCCAAGCAGATGACGGCCGAGCGCGAGCGCCGCGCGGAGGTCACCAAGGCCGAGGGAGACAAGGCCGCGGCCATTCTCTCGGCGGAGGGCGAGAAGATCTCCCGGATCCTCCGGGCCGAGGCCGAGCGCGACGCGGAAGTCGCCCGCGCCGAGGGCCGCAAGCGCGCCACGCTGCTGGACGCCGAGGCGAAGGCCGAGGCCACGCGGCTGGTGTTCGACGCCATCAACTCCGGTGGAGGAGCGACCCCCGAGGTGCTCGCGCTGCGCTACATGGAGACGCTGCAGGAGTTGGGCAAGGGCGACAACAAGATGTTCGTCCCGTACGAGGCGACGGCGGCGCTCGGCAGCATCGCGACGCTCAAGGAGGTATTCGCCCGGGAAGGAGGAGCCGACAAGACGCGTCCCACCCCCAGCGCCGCGGCCCTGAGCGCGCAGGCCCTGACGCGGACGGTGACGGCCGCGCCTCCGGCCGTGCCGGTGCGCAACCGCTCGCCCCTGCCGTCCGAGGAGTAG
- a CDS encoding phage tail sheath family protein yields MPEYLAPAVYVEETSFRSKSIEGVSTSTTGFAGPTLTGPSGGTPELLTSFADFERTYGGLDDFDYKAPHPATNYLAHSVRAYFDEGGSRLYVSRVVPLDAGFASATVGGNTKFTARFKGSVGNGTITVQPIKSPATVRGMNNAPAGTILIGSGSSAVLKGTAAAPFDLSGHTTLTFELGQTKEAVSIHLVTDKVELTAVTPLEKLDADTTLDIVLNGTPQPGIQLTAETPPQEIVDTINSRLQGCYARLDNGALIIGTHLPSLVVKKNSELGIVGTLGVAKVKKLDEVSLQELDRALRGAGIHAIFLDGKVALRTAEMGTTASLAWKGSGPPLGLGAGTATGEPGARTFIKKDTDWVDSGGTSASGFPSEQDAAVGEFVTLRISTRDGAGREALYEDVGLDPQHPRWIGSVLSEKPTRQLEAIQRLYAIQLDPVATGLTLFSQLLDNGEAKNFPLAGGSDGSPPGDKQYADALDVLANIEDISIVAAPGSSAYGESTARAVRNELIKRVEKRRAYRIAVLDTPDASTHGLLSQVSQWRGEIDSKHAALYFPWVVVSNPLARPGNDRIPKEIALPPSGFICGIYARNDVERGVFKAPANEVVRSALRFQIDVNFAQQESLNPQGINCLRFFPGRGYRVWGARTASSDPEWKYVNVRRYFNFLERSIDLGTQWAVFEPNGERLWANIRETIGSFLETQWRSGALLGSDPRQAYFVRCDRSTMTQDDLDNGRLICLVGVAVVKPAEFVIFRIGQKTADARS; encoded by the coding sequence GTGCCTGAATACCTCGCACCAGCCGTCTACGTCGAAGAGACCAGCTTCCGCTCCAAGTCCATCGAAGGGGTGAGTACCAGCACCACGGGTTTCGCCGGGCCCACGCTGACCGGTCCCTCGGGTGGAACTCCGGAGCTCCTCACGAGCTTCGCGGACTTCGAGCGCACCTATGGCGGGCTCGACGACTTCGATTACAAGGCCCCCCACCCCGCGACCAACTACCTGGCGCATTCGGTCCGGGCCTATTTCGACGAGGGCGGCTCCCGCCTCTACGTCTCGCGCGTCGTCCCGCTGGACGCGGGGTTCGCGTCGGCCACCGTGGGCGGCAATACGAAGTTCACCGCTCGCTTCAAGGGAAGCGTGGGCAACGGCACCATCACCGTCCAGCCCATCAAGAGCCCCGCCACCGTCAGGGGCATGAACAATGCCCCGGCCGGGACGATCCTGATCGGCAGCGGCTCGTCGGCCGTGCTCAAGGGGACCGCGGCGGCGCCCTTCGATCTCTCCGGTCACACGACGCTCACGTTCGAGCTGGGCCAGACCAAGGAAGCCGTCTCCATCCACCTGGTCACGGACAAGGTCGAGCTGACCGCCGTCACCCCACTCGAGAAGCTGGATGCCGACACCACGCTCGACATCGTGCTCAATGGCACCCCACAGCCCGGCATCCAGCTGACCGCGGAAACGCCGCCCCAGGAGATTGTCGACACGATCAACAGCCGGCTCCAGGGCTGCTACGCGCGGCTGGACAATGGCGCGTTGATCATCGGCACGCACCTTCCCTCGCTGGTGGTGAAGAAGAACAGCGAGCTCGGCATCGTGGGGACGTTGGGGGTGGCCAAGGTCAAGAAGCTCGACGAGGTCTCCCTGCAGGAGCTCGACCGGGCCCTTCGCGGCGCGGGCATCCATGCCATCTTCCTCGATGGCAAGGTGGCGCTGCGAACCGCGGAGATGGGAACCACCGCCAGTCTCGCCTGGAAGGGCAGTGGGCCTCCGCTCGGACTGGGGGCGGGTACCGCCACTGGCGAGCCCGGCGCGCGCACCTTCATCAAGAAGGACACGGATTGGGTCGACAGCGGCGGGACGTCGGCCAGCGGCTTTCCGTCCGAGCAAGACGCGGCCGTGGGGGAGTTCGTCACGCTGCGCATCAGCACCCGGGATGGTGCCGGCCGTGAAGCGCTCTACGAGGACGTGGGATTGGATCCTCAGCACCCCCGGTGGATCGGCAGCGTCCTGTCGGAGAAGCCCACCCGGCAGCTCGAGGCCATCCAGCGGCTGTATGCCATCCAGCTCGACCCGGTAGCCACCGGGCTGACCCTGTTCAGCCAGCTCCTGGACAATGGAGAGGCCAAGAACTTCCCCCTGGCGGGAGGCAGCGACGGCTCGCCCCCTGGCGACAAGCAGTACGCGGACGCGCTCGATGTGCTGGCCAACATCGAGGACATCTCCATCGTCGCCGCCCCGGGCTCCTCGGCCTATGGCGAGAGCACCGCGCGAGCGGTGCGCAACGAGCTCATCAAGCGTGTCGAGAAGCGGCGCGCGTACCGCATCGCGGTGCTGGACACGCCCGACGCGTCGACCCACGGCCTGCTCAGCCAGGTCAGCCAGTGGCGCGGGGAGATCGACTCGAAGCACGCGGCGCTCTACTTCCCGTGGGTGGTGGTGTCCAACCCGCTGGCCCGGCCGGGCAACGATCGCATCCCCAAGGAGATCGCCCTGCCGCCCTCCGGCTTCATCTGCGGCATCTACGCGCGCAACGACGTGGAGCGCGGTGTCTTCAAGGCGCCGGCCAACGAGGTGGTGCGCAGCGCCCTCCGCTTCCAGATCGACGTCAACTTCGCGCAGCAGGAGTCGCTCAACCCGCAGGGCATCAACTGCCTGCGCTTCTTCCCGGGGCGCGGCTACCGCGTCTGGGGCGCGCGCACGGCGAGCTCGGATCCCGAGTGGAAGTACGTGAACGTCCGGCGCTACTTCAACTTCCTGGAGCGCTCCATCGACCTCGGCACGCAGTGGGCCGTCTTCGAGCCCAACGGCGAGCGGCTGTGGGCCAACATCCGCGAGACCATCGGCAGCTTCCTGGAGACGCAGTGGCGCTCGGGGGCCCTGCTCGGCAGCGACCCGAGGCAGGCCTACTTCGTCCGTTGTGACCGCAGCACCATGACCCAGGACGATCTCGACAACGGCCGGCTCATCTGCCTTGTGGGCGTGGCCGTCGTGAAGCCCGCCGAGTTCGTCATCTTCCGGATCGGCCAGAAGACCGCTGATGCCCGCAGCTAG
- a CDS encoding phosphotransferase family protein, producing the protein MSTPEWLDRTREVRPGEELDVAWLEKYLAEKVPGLTGPLVVEQFPGGHSNLTYLLRMGDRELVLRRPPFGAKAIKAGHDMGREYRILSGLLPVYPKVPRPLVFCGENESPMAVPFYVMERVRGVIIRAKPPKGLELTPELMRKLSENFVDNLVELHAVDWRAAGLGEIGKPEGYLGRQVAGWTERYGKAKTDDIAEMEQVAKWLAAHLPKELPPTLIHNDYKYDNLVLDPEKFPSIRAVLDWEMATIGDPLSDLGMALAYWAEAKDPQERVALPFGLTMLPGNLTREELVARYAEKSGRDTRGIAFHYVLSLFKVSVIAQQIYYRFKQGLTKDERFAAMIVGVRVLSKTAARAIETESIRP; encoded by the coding sequence ATGAGCACGCCGGAGTGGCTGGACCGGACGCGGGAGGTGCGTCCGGGAGAGGAGCTGGACGTCGCGTGGCTGGAGAAGTACCTGGCCGAGAAGGTGCCGGGGCTGACGGGGCCGCTCGTGGTGGAGCAGTTCCCGGGAGGGCACTCGAACCTGACGTACCTGCTGCGGATGGGCGACCGGGAGCTGGTGCTGCGCCGGCCGCCGTTCGGAGCCAAGGCGATCAAGGCCGGGCACGACATGGGCCGCGAGTACCGCATCCTCAGCGGGCTGCTACCGGTGTACCCGAAGGTGCCCCGGCCGCTGGTGTTCTGTGGTGAGAACGAGTCACCGATGGCCGTGCCCTTCTACGTGATGGAGCGGGTGCGCGGGGTGATCATCCGGGCGAAGCCGCCGAAGGGACTGGAGCTGACGCCGGAGCTCATGCGGAAGCTGTCGGAGAACTTCGTGGACAACCTCGTCGAGCTGCACGCGGTGGACTGGCGCGCGGCGGGGCTGGGGGAGATCGGAAAGCCGGAGGGGTACCTGGGCCGGCAGGTGGCGGGGTGGACGGAGCGCTACGGCAAGGCGAAGACGGACGACATCGCCGAGATGGAGCAGGTGGCGAAGTGGCTGGCGGCCCACCTCCCGAAGGAGCTGCCGCCGACGCTGATCCACAACGACTACAAGTACGACAACCTGGTGCTGGATCCGGAGAAGTTCCCGAGCATCCGGGCGGTGCTGGACTGGGAGATGGCGACAATTGGCGATCCGCTATCGGACCTGGGGATGGCGCTGGCGTACTGGGCGGAGGCGAAGGATCCACAGGAGCGGGTGGCGCTCCCGTTCGGGCTGACGATGCTGCCGGGCAACCTGACGCGCGAGGAACTGGTGGCGCGGTACGCGGAGAAGAGCGGACGAGACACGCGTGGGATCGCGTTCCACTACGTGCTGTCGCTCTTCAAGGTGTCGGTGATCGCGCAGCAGATCTACTACCGGTTCAAGCAGGGCCTGACGAAGGACGAGCGCTTCGCGGCGATGATCGTCGGGGTCCGGGTCCTGTCGAAGACGGCGGCGCGGGCCATCGAGACGGAGAGCATCCGTCCCTGA